In Fibrobacter sp., a single window of DNA contains:
- the ileS gene encoding isoleucine--tRNA ligase — protein LPHYGHLLAGTIKDIVPRYWTMKGKKVPRGFGWDCHGLPIESLVQNELGLAGVAEIQNLGVDKFNETCRSKVLKYTSEWKKTVRRMGRWVDFDTGYKTMDKNFMESVWWVFKQCFDKGLIYQGYRIQPYSPALATPLSNFETNQGYKDRQDPSLTLIFPINSNEAKFKDTSILVWTTTPWTLYSNFCIVVGSDMDYNLVEQDGKKYWIAASRTAAYFKNPNIVDTCKGSELVGKDYEPLSRISDEFVTPDQLSRHYKIYPADYVSTEDGTGAVHTAPSFGEEDFQKGAELDLGLFDPLDTEGKFTDKVPMWKGLGAKEADKEIIRFFKEQGRVFKQDTIVHSYPHCWRTGVPLIYRALKTWFLKIDAPVTNKDGVTKTLKEWMVENNQTVNWVPDHIKNGRFGKWLEGARDWNLSRNRFWGTPIPVWLSDDGDMIAVGSIEELQQLTGVKLDDLHKHFVDKLTIEKNGKVYRRTPEVFDCWFESGSMPYASRHYPFENKEVVEASFPADFIAEGLDQTRGWFYTLTVLSNALFQKPAFKNVIVNGIILAEDGSKMSKSKRNYPDPNDLIERTGADAIRLFMINSAALKAEDLRFSEEGVKGIVKQVMLPLWNAVAFFVSNHNADAAKGQLNWRPGQEVKSDNELDRWMLATLQDLAANVEVEMKAYRLYNVVPAVIAAVDDLTNWYVRRSRRRFWKSENDGDKNAAYATMYKVLVDFSKILAPFLPLLAEEIYQILVREVDANAPVSVHLCEFPSADKSLMDEALVERIAMVRGMVEMGRVIRATNNVKNRMPIASMTVVAHGTEEKNVAETMKDLILEELNVREMQFLEDETKLVKLSAKPNFLAIKAKGPDYAKNMKVISAKLNSLTVDEIKALQGGEAIKFDFGEVGADCLMLSRIVPEGLAVEANQHFTVALDLKITDDLRRACVARELVNRIQNRRKDQDYAITDKIEVTLFSASEVFKQAVAENEAYIAGETQAVKIAWAASADGLEANEADGEAFAFTTVKA, from the coding sequence CTTCCGCACTACGGTCACTTGCTGGCCGGTACCATCAAGGACATCGTGCCGCGTTACTGGACCATGAAGGGCAAGAAGGTTCCGCGTGGTTTCGGTTGGGACTGCCACGGTCTTCCGATTGAATCTCTCGTGCAGAACGAACTGGGCCTCGCGGGCGTTGCCGAAATCCAGAACCTCGGCGTCGACAAGTTCAACGAAACCTGCCGCAGCAAGGTGCTCAAGTACACGAGCGAATGGAAGAAGACCGTGCGCCGCATGGGCCGCTGGGTGGACTTCGACACCGGCTACAAGACCATGGACAAGAACTTCATGGAATCCGTGTGGTGGGTGTTCAAGCAGTGCTTCGACAAGGGCCTCATCTACCAGGGCTACCGCATCCAGCCGTACAGCCCGGCCCTCGCTACTCCGCTTTCGAACTTCGAAACCAACCAGGGCTATAAGGACCGTCAGGACCCGTCCCTCACGTTGATTTTCCCGATTAACTCTAACGAAGCCAAGTTCAAGGACACGAGCATCCTCGTGTGGACGACGACTCCGTGGACGTTGTACTCCAACTTCTGCATCGTTGTGGGTTCGGATATGGACTACAACCTTGTGGAACAGGACGGCAAGAAGTACTGGATTGCCGCAAGCCGTACCGCCGCCTACTTCAAGAACCCGAACATTGTGGATACCTGCAAGGGCTCTGAACTCGTGGGCAAGGACTACGAACCGCTTTCCCGTATTTCCGATGAATTCGTGACACCGGACCAGCTGTCCCGCCACTACAAGATTTACCCCGCCGACTACGTGAGTACCGAAGACGGTACTGGCGCCGTGCATACCGCTCCCTCCTTCGGTGAAGAAGACTTCCAGAAGGGTGCTGAACTCGACCTCGGCCTTTTCGACCCGCTCGATACCGAAGGCAAGTTCACCGACAAGGTCCCGATGTGGAAGGGCCTTGGCGCTAAGGAAGCCGACAAGGAAATTATCCGCTTCTTCAAGGAACAGGGCCGCGTGTTCAAGCAGGACACGATTGTGCATAGCTACCCCCACTGCTGGCGTACCGGCGTTCCTCTGATTTACCGCGCCCTCAAGACTTGGTTCTTGAAGATCGACGCTCCTGTTACGAATAAGGACGGCGTGACCAAGACTTTGAAGGAATGGATGGTCGAAAACAACCAGACCGTGAACTGGGTCCCGGACCACATCAAGAACGGCCGTTTCGGCAAGTGGCTCGAAGGCGCCCGCGACTGGAACCTTTCCCGTAACCGCTTCTGGGGTACGCCGATTCCGGTGTGGCTCTCTGATGACGGCGACATGATTGCTGTGGGCTCTATCGAAGAACTGCAGCAGCTCACCGGCGTGAAGCTCGATGACCTGCACAAGCACTTTGTGGACAAGCTCACCATCGAAAAGAACGGCAAGGTTTACCGTCGTACGCCTGAAGTTTTCGACTGCTGGTTCGAATCCGGTTCTATGCCGTATGCTAGCCGCCACTACCCGTTCGAAAACAAGGAAGTGGTGGAAGCAAGTTTCCCGGCTGACTTTATTGCCGAAGGTTTGGACCAGACCCGTGGCTGGTTCTACACGCTGACCGTGCTTTCTAACGCTTTGTTCCAGAAGCCGGCCTTCAAGAACGTGATTGTGAACGGTATTATCTTGGCCGAAGACGGCTCCAAGATGAGTAAGTCCAAGCGCAACTACCCGGACCCTAACGATTTGATCGAACGCACCGGTGCTGACGCCATCCGCTTGTTCATGATCAACTCCGCCGCCCTCAAGGCCGAAGACCTGCGCTTCAGCGAAGAAGGCGTGAAGGGTATCGTGAAGCAGGTGATGCTCCCGCTTTGGAACGCCGTTGCCTTCTTTGTGTCTAACCACAATGCCGACGCCGCCAAGGGCCAGCTGAACTGGCGGCCGGGTCAGGAAGTCAAGAGCGACAACGAACTGGACCGCTGGATGCTTGCTACCTTGCAGGATTTGGCTGCCAATGTCGAAGTGGAAATGAAGGCCTATCGCCTGTACAACGTGGTGCCCGCCGTGATCGCCGCTGTGGATGACCTCACGAACTGGTACGTGCGTCGTAGCCGCCGCCGTTTCTGGAAGAGCGAAAACGATGGCGACAAGAACGCCGCCTACGCCACCATGTACAAGGTGCTGGTGGACTTCTCCAAGATTCTCGCTCCGTTCCTCCCGCTCCTTGCCGAAGAAATCTACCAGATTCTCGTCCGCGAAGTCGATGCTAACGCTCCGGTGAGCGTGCACCTCTGCGAATTCCCGAGTGCCGACAAGTCCCTCATGGACGAAGCCCTCGTGGAACGCATCGCCATGGTGCGTGGCATGGTCGAAATGGGCCGCGTCATCCGCGCTACGAACAACGTAAAGAACCGAATGCCGATTGCAAGCATGACGGTCGTTGCTCACGGCACCGAAGAAAAGAACGTCGCCGAGACCATGAAGGACTTGATTCTCGAAGAACTCAACGTTCGCGAAATGCAGTTCCTCGAAGACGAAACCAAGCTGGTGAAGCTCTCCGCCAAGCCGAACTTCCTCGCCATCAAGGCGAAGGGCCCGGACTATGCGAAGAACATGAAGGTGATTTCCGCCAAGCTCAACAGCCTCACGGTTGACGAAATCAAGGCCCTGCAGGGTGGTGAAGCCATTAAGTTCGACTTCGGTGAAGTCGGTGCCGACTGCTTGATGCTCAGCCGCATCGTGCCGGAAGGCCTCGCCGTGGAAGCAAACCAGCACTTTACCGTGGCTCTCGACCTGAAGATTACCGATGACCTGCGCCGCGCCTGCGTGGCTCGCGAACTCGTGAACCGCATCCAGAACCGCCGCAAGGACCAGGACTACGCCATCACGGACAAGATCGAAGTGACCTTGTTCAGCGCAAGCGAAGTCTTCAAGCAGGCCGTTGCCGAAAACGAAGCTTACATCGCCGGCGAAACTCAGGCTGTGAAGATTGCTTGGGCTGCATCTGCCGATGGTCTCGAAGCCAACGAAGCCGACGGAGAGGCTTTCGCCTTCACGACTGTAAAAGCCTAG
- a CDS encoding MBL fold metallo-hydrolase: protein MKKSLILFCSFALALMGAGCSDSQTSDKDGAGTNASVKVAKKAAGKELRDIAGTKTLVLGNGAIVTWIQDNVGEKYMPRSLFSDASDSLFNSLNKPEGLPASVGTFLVRVDGANILFDAGFGAFGGKMLSRLMSLGIAPENVQFVYLTHFHMDHIAGLISKDSTGRLAKTFPNAALYASKAEYDAWMNSIPQNEMQKNIMGLYKDSLHLFEFGDELPKGVTTIDAVGHTPGHTAFQISNLLVIGDLMHGYALQKDHPEINSNYDMDKPKAAESRKRILQYARDNKLLMAGMHLPPPGFAE, encoded by the coding sequence ATGAAAAAATCGCTTATTTTGTTCTGCTCTTTCGCGCTGGCCTTGATGGGGGCCGGCTGCAGCGACTCACAGACCTCCGACAAGGATGGCGCCGGTACGAATGCTTCGGTAAAGGTTGCCAAGAAGGCCGCGGGCAAGGAGCTGCGCGACATCGCCGGCACCAAGACGCTTGTGCTTGGAAACGGCGCGATAGTCACCTGGATTCAGGATAACGTCGGCGAAAAGTATATGCCGCGCAGCCTGTTTAGCGATGCGAGCGATTCGCTGTTCAATAGCTTGAACAAGCCGGAGGGTCTCCCCGCTTCGGTAGGTACGTTCCTTGTTCGGGTCGATGGCGCGAACATCCTGTTCGATGCCGGTTTCGGGGCTTTCGGCGGGAAGATGCTGAGCCGCCTTATGTCCCTGGGTATCGCTCCCGAAAACGTCCAGTTTGTCTACCTGACTCATTTCCATATGGACCACATCGCGGGCCTCATCTCGAAGGATAGCACGGGCCGCCTCGCCAAGACGTTCCCGAACGCGGCGCTGTATGCGAGCAAGGCGGAATACGACGCCTGGATGAACAGCATTCCCCAAAACGAAATGCAGAAGAATATCATGGGGCTCTACAAGGATAGCCTTCATTTGTTCGAGTTCGGGGACGAACTGCCCAAGGGCGTGACCACGATTGACGCAGTCGGGCATACGCCGGGCCATACCGCCTTCCAAATTTCGAACCTGCTTGTCATCGGCGACCTGATGCACGGCTACGCGCTGCAGAAGGACCATCCCGAAATCAATTCCAACTACGACATGGACAAGCCCAAAGCCGCCGAGAGCCGCAAGCGCATTCTGCAATACGCCCGCGACAACAAGCTCCTGATGGCCGGCATGCACCTGCCGCCTCCGGGATTCGCTGAATAA
- a CDS encoding GTP-binding protein produces MKKNKKPVILITGYLGSGKTTLLNNLLKQEKRKVALIVNDMGSINVDAEILKKNGSNVTECPMFELQNGCICCTLRDEFIQQIERISNLSSVEVVFVEASGISDPGAVSASFLAYEEDNPDTNVYLTSIVTVVDADRIYREFLSDLKQRKEMKDSLAEKYDLSQEEISTLIVDQIEFCNFIILNKCDLLSAEQLKEVESIVRDFQPRAPILHSVNGDIDIEKIMTTKPFNYDQIDSSSAIQKATASLTQPGRKKEGCVDEYGISSFIFEARQPFNRNRFMEFVNNRYPSQLIRSKGYIWFSDASKDVQLFEQAGRNSSVMPVSYWIAALREDQKQAYLADNPELRENWDSRFGDRENQVVFIGKGYNKDDIMLELEKCLDERAYA; encoded by the coding sequence ATGAAAAAGAATAAGAAACCGGTGATACTGATCACCGGGTATTTGGGCTCGGGTAAAACTACCCTTTTGAACAACCTCCTCAAGCAAGAGAAGAGGAAGGTTGCCCTTATCGTGAACGATATGGGGAGCATCAACGTCGACGCCGAAATCTTAAAGAAGAACGGTTCGAACGTTACCGAATGCCCGATGTTCGAACTGCAAAACGGCTGCATATGCTGCACTTTGCGCGACGAGTTCATCCAGCAGATTGAAAGGATTTCCAACCTCAGTTCCGTCGAGGTCGTGTTCGTCGAAGCCTCCGGCATCAGCGATCCCGGCGCCGTGAGCGCGAGCTTCCTCGCTTACGAGGAAGACAATCCCGATACGAACGTGTATTTGACCTCCATCGTCACGGTCGTCGACGCCGACAGAATCTACCGCGAGTTCCTTAGCGATTTGAAGCAACGAAAAGAAATGAAGGACAGCCTGGCGGAAAAATACGACCTGTCGCAAGAAGAAATTTCGACGCTCATCGTGGACCAGATTGAATTCTGCAACTTTATCATTTTGAACAAGTGCGACTTGCTCAGTGCGGAACAGCTCAAGGAAGTCGAGTCCATCGTGCGAGACTTCCAGCCCCGCGCGCCGATTCTCCACTCGGTCAACGGCGACATCGACATTGAAAAAATCATGACGACAAAGCCGTTCAATTACGACCAGATTGATTCTTCTTCCGCAATCCAGAAGGCGACGGCGAGCCTTACGCAGCCGGGCCGCAAAAAAGAAGGTTGCGTTGACGAGTACGGAATCTCCTCGTTCATTTTCGAAGCACGGCAACCGTTCAACAGAAACCGCTTTATGGAATTTGTCAACAACCGCTATCCGTCGCAGCTCATTCGTTCCAAGGGTTACATCTGGTTCTCGGATGCAAGCAAGGACGTGCAACTGTTCGAACAGGCCGGCAGGAATTCTTCCGTGATGCCCGTTTCTTACTGGATTGCCGCTTTACGCGAAGACCAGAAACAGGCGTATCTCGCGGACAATCCTGAACTTCGGGAGAATTGGGATTCTCGATTCGGCGACCGCGAAAACCAGGTCGTATTTATCGGCAAAGGCTATAACAAGGACGACATCATGCTCGAACTCGAGAAGTGCCTTGACGAAAGAGCGTACGCTTGA
- a CDS encoding Fur family transcriptional regulator, which produces MEKMNYKTKQQDLLLSCFKAMRNRHFTAEDVRAYFLKKNIPIGIATIYRQMEKFVSAGTVQKYFLGEQNAACFEYSGDDCHKEVSHFHLKCENCGKLIHLECHDLEKLGSHLMAEHGFTLDPFRTVFYGLCQNCGAAARI; this is translated from the coding sequence ATGGAAAAAATGAATTACAAGACCAAGCAGCAGGATTTGCTCCTTTCTTGCTTCAAAGCTATGCGGAACCGCCATTTTACGGCGGAAGACGTTCGCGCCTATTTCTTGAAAAAGAATATCCCCATCGGTATCGCCACCATCTACAGGCAGATGGAAAAATTCGTATCGGCGGGTACCGTGCAAAAATATTTCCTCGGGGAACAGAACGCCGCCTGCTTCGAATATTCGGGCGACGACTGCCACAAGGAAGTTTCGCATTTTCACCTCAAGTGCGAAAATTGCGGCAAACTCATCCATCTTGAATGCCATGACCTCGAAAAGCTCGGCTCGCACCTGATGGCCGAACACGGCTTTACGCTGGACCCCTTCCGTACTGTTTTTTACGGGCTTTGCCAGAACTGCGGGGCTGCCGCCAGGATATAA